The Desulfococcus multivorans DNA window GCTCTTCTTTTATGGGGCAATCCCAACCCGAACCCATTGAAGCCACCAACGGCCATAGTGACCGCGATACTACAGTAACGGCTCGATGGGCAGCCACGAAAGAACCGTAACCAGCGCCCGCAGCCGCCAGGAGGTCTCCGGCTCCGTTGTGTGAAGGATCTTATCGCCCCCCCTTTCCTCCTCCCATTGCAGATTACCGTCGCGGTCCAACCGCACTTGATAAGCGAACGGGTTAATCTTTTTCGTGAACCTGTCGGATATGGCGCCGGCCAGTCGGGGGCTTTCGATGACAAAGCCCATCTCGGTATTGAGAAGCGCCGAACGCGGATCGAAATTGAATGAACCGACAAAGATCCGCTCCCCATCCAGAGACAAGGTCTTGGCATGCAGACTTGCGGCTGAACTGCCAAGCGGCCCCCTGTCTTCAAGGGCGGAACGGATCACGCCCGCGCTTTTCTTCATTTCGTAAAGCGACACGCCCTGCTGCAGAAGTTTTTGGCGGTGTTTTCCGTAGCCCGCGTGAACGGCGGGAACATCCGTTGCCGAAAGGGAGTTGGTCAGCACATGGACACGGAGCCCTTTCCGGGCAGCCCCCCCGAGCGCCGAGGTCCCGATTCTGGTAGGAACAAAATAGGGAGAGACGAGTTCGATCTCCTGTTTTGCCGTGCCGATCCTTTTGAGCATGTTGGTTCCGATATGGTCCGCCGGTTCCACCGCGCCGAGCCCCTTGGCGGGATCGTCGCTGATCAGGTGAACCGGAACCCATTCGAAGGAGAGTCGTCCGTTTTTAAGATCCTGCACAAGGGTGTTTTCTGAAACGGCTTTCCGGTAGACGCGGGCTTCCGGGGCCTGCATGATCGCTTGCGTCCTGCGGCTGAGCCGTTGGAGAGCTTCTTCCGGAGGTGCCGATACCAGCCGGTCGATGGGGTAGGCCGAGCCGCTGGCCCAATAGCGGTCGAAGTTGTCGGAAATCCGCGGCACCACATCGCCCACCGCCAGAACGTCGAGATCGATGAAAAAAAACGACTGATCGGCGTCGAAATATTCGTCGCCGACATTGCGGCCTCCGACAATGGCCACCTGATTGTCCACGACAAGAGCCTTGTTGTGCATGCGCCGATTCACCCGCCGGAAATCGGTGAGATAGTTGAGCCACGGCCAACGGCGTTGTACGAAGGGATTGAAAAGCCGAACTTCGATCAGGGGATGGCGGTCAAGGGCCGAAAGGAACGTATCCAGATCCGTGCCGTTATCGTCTAACAGCATTCGAACCCGGACGCCGCGCAGGGCGGCTCGATACAAGGAATTGAGCAGCAGCGTGCCCGACAGATCCCCGTGCCAGATATAGACCTGAACGTCGATGGAGATTTCAGCGCTGTCGACCAGCAGCTTCCGCACGGCGAAGGCGTCCCGTCCGTCCGCCACCGGAACGACGCCGGAGCGATCGGGGTGGGCGGCCGCCAGGGACGCAAGCGTCCGGCCGATCCGGGTGTGGGATGTGTCTGAAAAGGCCGTTGTGAACGATCGTCCTTCAAGACTGGGCAACGGGGGGTGGAAGAGCAGCAATGCCGCCCATCCTGACAGAATCACCGTCATCGCCCACAAGAGAGTCCGAAAGAGGCCCCTGAGAAAAAATCGGCGTTGGCGCATGGTCTTTCCCCCATCCCTCTCTCATCTGGTCGACGGCAAAAGTGTAGATCATCCTGGGACCCGGCTTCGTTTCCAGGGTGCCGGCCACGGCCGCACGGCGGCAGGCAAGCGCTTGCAATTGAAGCTTGCTCCGGGCGGGCCGGAAACTCGATACAGGATCCGCCGCCCGAAATAATAGAAGCATAGGTGTGCCGTTTTCTCAAGAAATTTATAGCGCTAATGCCTCTGATGCCGGAAATTCCAGGGAATACCTCGATGAACGTTGTTCAATGCTCAACTTTCGACTTTCATAGGCCGGTGCCGGGAGGATACGGCCCGCGCCCTGCGCGGTTTCGTTCAAGTGCCGCTAAAGCTTGCTCCGGGCGGCCCGGAAACTCGCTGCGCTCAAACAGTCCGGGCCGCTGATCCTCCGCGGCGCTTAAGCGGCACTAAAACTCACCGCTGAAGGGGCCCGGGCCGTATCCTCCCGGCACCGCTTTCCGGTTACCATCATGAAAGTCGAAAGTTGAGGTTCAATGATTATAACAGCGGTCCTTATGCAGATATTATATTGCCAAATCCGGCTCGACCTACCGTGATTCCGGGTATTCTCCGGCAAGGATTGCGGTCCTGCTCGACGCCATCCCGCTGGCAGGTATACTGCGGTAAACGGTTGCCTTCCCGCGGCCGACTCTTGGGGTGCGTCAGGCCTTCGCACGATTTTGTGTTTTTACAAAAATCAAACCCAAGTTTGGGTTTGTCGCAACATGCTCGCATACCGCGGATGGTTTCCGGATTCCCGTAGGGGCGGACCTGTGTGTCCGCCCTTTGCGGGTTTGCACGGATTTCCCATCATCGGGGCGAATAATTGGTGCCGGCCACTGTTTGACGGGGCACGGAACATCGTTTGGCGGGGTGCGGGAACTGAGTTGTTGTTTGTGCTATCCGATTTTTTTCCCTGCATTCGGGCCGGGAGACTGGTCATAGATCTCCTCGACGGTGATTTTTGCCACGTATCTGGGTTCGGGCAGCGGTGTCGGCGCCTTCTTCAGATCTTCCTTCACTTTGTCGTAAAGCGGACCGGTATCGATCAACTCCGCCTTTCCCTTGAATTGATATCCGGTGAATTTGTTCAGGTCCACAACCGTCACGGCGATGTTGGGATTGTTCCTGAGATTGTCTCTGGTTTTGACGGAAAAAAGATCGGCAAAGATGATTGTGTGTTCATCCAACACCTGAACTGTGCCTTTAGGGGTGACATTGGGCATGCCGTCCGGATTCACTGTGGCCACCCAACCCAGCTTGCCCTTTACAAACTCCTGCACTTCTTTGGAAATCTTTGA harbors:
- a CDS encoding phospholipase D family protein — its product is MRQRRFFLRGLFRTLLWAMTVILSGWAALLLFHPPLPSLEGRSFTTAFSDTSHTRIGRTLASLAAAHPDRSGVVPVADGRDAFAVRKLLVDSAEISIDVQVYIWHGDLSGTLLLNSLYRAALRGVRVRMLLDDNGTDLDTFLSALDRHPLIEVRLFNPFVQRRWPWLNYLTDFRRVNRRMHNKALVVDNQVAIVGGRNVGDEYFDADQSFFFIDLDVLAVGDVVPRISDNFDRYWASGSAYPIDRLVSAPPEEALQRLSRRTQAIMQAPEARVYRKAVSENTLVQDLKNGRLSFEWVPVHLISDDPAKGLGAVEPADHIGTNMLKRIGTAKQEIELVSPYFVPTRIGTSALGGAARKGLRVHVLTNSLSATDVPAVHAGYGKHRQKLLQQGVSLYEMKKSAGVIRSALEDRGPLGSSAASLHAKTLSLDGERIFVGSFNFDPRSALLNTEMGFVIESPRLAGAISDRFTKKINPFAYQVRLDRDGNLQWEEERGGDKILHTTEPETSWRLRALVTVLSWLPIEPLL
- a CDS encoding pyridoxamine 5'-phosphate oxidase family protein; protein product: MASKISKEVQEFVKGKLGWVATVNPDGMPNVTPKGTVQVLDEHTIIFADLFSVKTRDNLRNNPNIAVTVVDLNKFTGYQFKGKAELIDTGPLYDKVKEDLKKAPTPLPEPRYVAKITVEEIYDQSPGPNAGKKIG